From Kineosporia succinea, the proteins below share one genomic window:
- a CDS encoding amidohydrolase, whose protein sequence is MRSTLYRRVQLPEPPGFHEELPRRWEVLVHDGVIVRVTPEGTASDDADETVDLAGALLLPGFVDAHAHVTDTGLLLTGVDCTGARSVTEILDRVADLARNRPGRQILGHGWDELELAEGRPPTAQELDNAGGGAVVYLSRVDVHSAVVSSALAERAGLAGREGWSADGRVERDAHHAARHTTRFEIPAAERRELQLRALRRAAARGVIEVHEMSAPHIAPDEDLLALLELTGEDLPDVVAYRGELVASEAEARQVLERFGGRLAGLAGDLMMDGAFGSRTARLKSGYTDAPGHHGYLYSTAEQAHEHLVACTRAGVQGGFHVIGDAAVEELLEGLSRAAETLGDDAVAAARHRFEHVEGIDVSGAAVLADLDVIASVQPAFDAHWGGYSGMYARRVGPDRALAQNPFLSMLRAGVVLAFGSDSPVTPFAPWEGVRAALRHHNRVQRLDLRDAIEAHTLGGLRASRRPGPATIRLGEGDRATFAAWTSPGIRVAGVAEHSVPLAALTEELFGGDAVPELVLTRRR, encoded by the coding sequence GTGCGCTCGACTCTCTACCGCCGCGTCCAGCTGCCCGAACCACCCGGGTTCCACGAGGAGCTGCCCCGGCGCTGGGAGGTGCTGGTCCACGACGGCGTCATCGTGCGCGTCACCCCCGAGGGCACGGCGTCCGACGACGCCGACGAGACCGTCGACCTGGCCGGTGCCCTGCTGCTGCCCGGCTTCGTCGACGCGCACGCCCACGTCACCGACACCGGGCTGCTCCTGACCGGCGTCGACTGCACCGGCGCCCGGTCGGTCACCGAGATCCTCGACCGGGTGGCCGATCTGGCGCGGAACCGGCCCGGCCGGCAGATCCTCGGCCACGGCTGGGACGAACTCGAGCTGGCCGAGGGCCGCCCGCCGACGGCTCAGGAGCTGGACAACGCCGGTGGCGGGGCCGTGGTCTACCTGTCCCGGGTCGACGTGCACTCGGCCGTCGTCTCCTCGGCCCTCGCCGAACGGGCCGGGCTGGCGGGCCGCGAGGGCTGGAGCGCGGACGGACGCGTCGAACGGGACGCCCACCACGCGGCCCGTCACACCACCCGCTTCGAGATCCCCGCCGCCGAGCGCCGCGAGCTGCAGCTCCGGGCACTGCGCCGGGCGGCCGCGCGGGGCGTCATCGAGGTGCACGAGATGTCCGCGCCCCACATCGCCCCCGACGAAGACCTGCTCGCCCTGCTGGAGCTCACCGGGGAGGATCTGCCCGACGTCGTCGCCTACCGCGGTGAGCTCGTGGCCTCGGAGGCCGAGGCCCGGCAGGTGCTCGAGCGTTTCGGGGGCCGCCTGGCCGGTCTGGCCGGAGACCTGATGATGGACGGCGCCTTCGGCTCCCGCACCGCCCGCCTGAAGAGCGGCTACACCGACGCCCCCGGCCACCACGGTTACCTCTACTCCACCGCCGAGCAGGCCCACGAGCACCTGGTCGCGTGCACCCGGGCCGGTGTGCAGGGCGGCTTCCACGTCATCGGTGACGCCGCGGTCGAGGAGCTGCTCGAGGGCCTGTCCCGCGCGGCCGAGACCCTGGGCGACGACGCGGTCGCGGCCGCCCGGCACCGCTTCGAGCACGTCGAGGGCATCGACGTCTCCGGGGCCGCCGTGCTCGCCGACCTCGACGTGATCGCCAGCGTGCAGCCCGCTTTCGACGCGCACTGGGGTGGCTACAGCGGCATGTACGCCCGGCGGGTGGGGCCCGACCGGGCCCTGGCGCAGAACCCGTTCCTCAGCATGCTGAGGGCGGGCGTCGTGCTGGCGTTCGGCTCCGACAGCCCGGTGACCCCGTTCGCCCCCTGGGAGGGTGTGCGCGCGGCCCTGCGCCACCACAACCGCGTCCAGCGCCTGGACCTCCGCGATGCCATCGAGGCGCACACCCTCGGGGGTCTGCGGGCGTCGCGCCGTCCCGGCCCCGCCACCATCCGCCTCGGCGAAGGTGACCGGGCGACGTTCGCCGCCTGGACGTCCCCCGGTATCCGGGTCGCCGGCGTCGCCGAGCACTCGGTGCCCCTGGCCGCCCTGACCGAGGAGCTCTTCGGCGGCGATGCCGTTCCCGAGCTGGTGCTCACCCGCCGGCGCTGA
- a CDS encoding SDR family NAD(P)-dependent oxidoreductase has product MPESPVVLITGASGGIGTAVALAYADRGARLVLTARSGGMLDDLVTSCEQRGGRAVAQVADVSDAEAVRAAVRRAVEEFGTLDVVVHTAAVVAYGRLTQVPEHVWDRVVDVGVRGTANVARESLRVFEDARKGHLVIIGSVLGQITAPRMGAYATSKWAVHGLARTLQQEARKTPGVHVALVSPGGIDTRIYRMAATYVGRAGSPPPPVLSPEAVARTVLRVVDKRRRTAAVGPLNPLMRLGFSALPRVYDILVGPLFNLLALARKPSPENEGNVFRSSEDVAASRGSE; this is encoded by the coding sequence ATGCCCGAGTCACCCGTCGTCCTGATCACCGGCGCCAGCGGCGGGATCGGCACCGCCGTCGCCCTCGCCTATGCCGATCGGGGCGCCCGCCTGGTGCTCACGGCGAGGTCGGGCGGAATGCTGGACGACCTGGTCACCTCCTGCGAGCAACGCGGCGGGAGGGCGGTGGCCCAGGTCGCCGACGTCAGCGACGCGGAGGCGGTGCGGGCGGCCGTCCGCCGGGCGGTCGAGGAGTTCGGAACGCTGGACGTGGTGGTGCACACGGCGGCCGTCGTCGCCTACGGGCGGCTCACGCAGGTGCCCGAGCACGTCTGGGACCGGGTGGTGGACGTGGGGGTGCGGGGAACGGCGAACGTCGCCCGGGAGTCCCTGCGGGTGTTCGAGGACGCCCGGAAGGGGCACCTGGTGATCATCGGCTCGGTGCTGGGCCAGATCACGGCGCCCCGGATGGGCGCGTACGCGACGTCGAAGTGGGCGGTGCACGGCCTGGCCCGCACGCTGCAGCAGGAGGCCCGCAAGACCCCGGGCGTGCACGTGGCCCTGGTGTCACCCGGCGGCATCGACACCCGGATCTACCGGATGGCCGCGACCTACGTCGGGAGGGCCGGCTCCCCTCCCCCGCCCGTGCTCAGCCCCGAGGCCGTGGCCCGCACGGTGCTGAGGGTCGTGGACAAGCGCCGCCGCACCGCTGCCGTCGGCCCCCTGAACCCGCTGATGCGGCTCGGTTTCAGCGCACTGCCAAGGGTTTACGACATCCTGGTCGGGCCGCTGTTCAACCTCCTGGCCCTGGCCCGCAAGCCGTCCCCGGAGAACGAGGGCAACGTGTTCCGGTCCTCCGAAGACGTTGCCGCTAGTCGAGGGTCTGAGTGA
- a CDS encoding sensor histidine kinase gives MIDTGAWSSRWRALPVTVRDLPVAVGVFVLCLPALGNAGTQFGDLPTRPFDGWALVAVVLECLPLATRRRWPAASILVAATGFGLDQGLAYHTVGGTAFALGLVSAGAYVERWRAGVMTALSVSFVALAVLLNHRGVTDGPVEWVVTYVVLAAAWVMGSWLRSARALEAERRQHLARAVREAERTRIARELHDVVTHHVTAMVYQAEAARYLAADPARLDETLGAVTGTGRQAITDLRHLLDLLNPEHHSSGREPTIGALDVLVGQTRDAGQPVDLVIDGVEASSTGSGEFVTYRVVQEALTNALKYAHGCPTVVRVSYGEKRIAVDVRTTGTGSEAASGSGRGLNGLRDRVEMLGGTFESGPSDQGFVVRAVIPA, from the coding sequence ATGATCGACACGGGTGCCTGGTCGTCGCGCTGGCGGGCCCTGCCCGTCACCGTTCGCGATCTCCCCGTCGCCGTCGGTGTTTTCGTGCTCTGCCTGCCCGCCCTCGGCAACGCCGGCACCCAGTTCGGCGATCTGCCCACCCGCCCCTTCGACGGGTGGGCACTCGTCGCGGTGGTGCTGGAATGCCTGCCCCTGGCGACGCGCCGACGTTGGCCGGCCGCGAGCATCCTGGTCGCGGCAACCGGTTTCGGCCTCGACCAGGGCCTGGCCTACCACACGGTGGGTGGCACGGCCTTCGCGCTCGGACTGGTCAGTGCGGGAGCATACGTCGAACGGTGGCGCGCGGGTGTCATGACGGCGCTGTCCGTGAGTTTCGTTGCGCTGGCCGTACTCCTGAACCATCGCGGCGTCACGGACGGGCCGGTCGAGTGGGTCGTCACCTACGTGGTGCTGGCGGCGGCGTGGGTGATGGGCTCGTGGTTGCGCTCGGCCCGGGCCCTGGAGGCCGAGCGCCGGCAGCACCTGGCCCGGGCGGTGCGTGAGGCCGAGCGCACCCGCATCGCCCGCGAACTGCACGACGTGGTCACGCATCACGTGACCGCAATGGTCTACCAGGCCGAGGCGGCGCGGTACCTGGCCGCCGATCCGGCCCGGCTCGACGAAACTCTCGGCGCCGTCACCGGAACCGGACGGCAGGCGATCACCGACCTGCGGCACCTGCTCGATCTGCTGAACCCCGAACACCACTCGTCCGGGCGGGAGCCGACGATCGGGGCTCTGGACGTGCTGGTCGGGCAGACGCGAGATGCCGGGCAGCCGGTCGATCTCGTGATCGACGGGGTGGAGGCGTCGTCGACGGGCAGCGGGGAGTTCGTCACCTACCGGGTTGTTCAGGAGGCGCTGACGAACGCACTCAAGTACGCGCACGGGTGCCCGACGGTGGTGCGGGTGTCGTACGGGGAGAAGAGGATCGCGGTGGATGTACGGACGACGGGGACGGGTTCGGAGGCAGCGTCCGGGTCGGGTCGGGGACTGAACGGCCTGCGCGACCGGGTCGAGATGCTCGGCGGAACTTTCGAGTCCGGGCCCTCGGACCAGGGTTTCGTGGTGCGGGCGGTGATCCCGGCGTGA
- a CDS encoding LLM class flavin-dependent oxidoreductase: MSDTRPFFVAVDLDGEGAHPAAGRSAGAGLDAQALRQAVTAADHAGFVFATFDDAPTPPTTGAAGRLEAGTRAAYASTITQNLGLAPVLHTTTTEPFHLATQLASLDHASKGRAAWLVGAAADASALATVGEPLLPEDALSTEIADVVVAARSLWDSWQDDAVIRDVASGRYLDAARVHHIDFTGATFSVKGPLITPRPPQGQVVVIAPAGLGIDEHADIVLTPSSERGRGEGPLVFVDLEVVLDAPDESAAERLSRLDAFTPWPTGDRQRYVGPAAGLADLLVSLARVADGVRLLPAVQTVDLPLIAPLVPPAPPGSTLRERLGLVRPANRYVTA; this comes from the coding sequence ATGAGTGACACCCGGCCCTTCTTCGTCGCCGTCGATCTGGACGGCGAGGGCGCCCATCCTGCCGCCGGCCGTTCCGCGGGAGCCGGGCTCGACGCTCAGGCCTTGCGCCAGGCCGTGACCGCCGCCGATCACGCCGGATTCGTCTTCGCGACCTTCGACGACGCGCCCACCCCACCCACCACCGGAGCCGCAGGCCGACTCGAGGCGGGCACCCGGGCCGCCTATGCGTCCACCATCACCCAAAACCTGGGCCTGGCGCCCGTACTGCACACGACGACCACCGAGCCCTTCCACCTCGCCACCCAGCTCGCGAGTCTCGACCACGCGAGCAAGGGCCGCGCGGCCTGGCTGGTCGGGGCGGCCGCGGATGCCTCGGCTCTCGCCACGGTGGGTGAGCCTCTCCTGCCTGAAGACGCGTTGAGCACCGAAATCGCGGACGTGGTGGTTGCGGCGCGGTCCCTCTGGGATTCCTGGCAGGACGACGCCGTGATCCGCGACGTGGCCTCGGGCCGCTACCTGGACGCCGCGCGCGTGCACCACATCGACTTCACCGGAGCCACGTTCAGCGTGAAAGGACCTCTGATCACGCCACGTCCGCCTCAGGGGCAGGTCGTCGTGATCGCGCCGGCAGGGCTGGGGATCGACGAGCACGCCGACATCGTGCTGACGCCCTCGAGCGAGCGGGGGCGAGGTGAAGGGCCGCTGGTCTTCGTGGATCTCGAGGTCGTGCTCGACGCGCCGGACGAGTCGGCGGCCGAAAGACTCTCCCGGCTCGACGCATTCACTCCTTGGCCAACCGGTGACCGGCAGCGGTACGTGGGACCGGCCGCCGGGCTGGCCGATCTCCTGGTCTCGCTGGCCCGCGTTGCCGATGGCGTGCGGCTGCTGCCCGCGGTGCAGACCGTCGACCTGCCACTGATCGCACCGCTGGTGCCGCCCGCGCCGCCGGGGTCGACCCTGCGCGAGCGCCTGGGCCTGGTCCGCCCGGCCAACCGCTACGTCACGGCCTGA
- a CDS encoding LLM class flavin-dependent oxidoreductase, which translates to MTGETPDTGAPYDPNAQVHLGVFYTGVGPQLVWSRPTERPHTAIESFVEVAQLLERGLFDAFFLGEGLRLRENRGRVLELDVAGRPDAITQLSALAAVTGRIGLVATQNTTYNYPADLARRLASLDLLSDGRAGWNIVTTDNAWTGANFRHGGWLAHERRYERATQFVQTAKDLWASFGGPAVERQTDLVSTRATATVPASRQGRPVLFQAGDSDGGRELAAAHADVVFSANTQFDQAVAYAADLRARLNRHRRSADSLRILPGAAVLLAPTEAQAREKARWVREEQLSAPRAMAFFEQYWGADLSAYDPHGPLPGIEPSQGELDPSRGTIPLEQRTGKLERIAAWRELAEQKSLSILELYREVSPRERWFVGTPGQIAEQWVHYVRTRAVDGFNITPHLLPDSLTDIVELLVPELQERGAYRTAYEGTTLREHLALPRVP; encoded by the coding sequence ATGACCGGCGAAACCCCCGACACCGGAGCGCCGTACGATCCGAACGCCCAGGTGCATCTCGGCGTCTTCTACACCGGCGTCGGCCCCCAGCTGGTCTGGTCGAGGCCCACCGAGCGCCCGCACACCGCGATCGAGAGCTTCGTCGAGGTCGCCCAGCTGCTCGAACGCGGCCTGTTCGACGCGTTCTTCCTGGGCGAGGGCCTGCGCCTGCGCGAGAACCGCGGTCGGGTGCTGGAACTCGACGTGGCCGGGCGTCCCGACGCGATCACGCAGCTCTCCGCGCTGGCCGCGGTCACCGGGCGGATCGGTCTGGTCGCCACCCAGAACACCACCTACAACTACCCGGCCGACCTCGCTCGCCGTCTGGCCAGTCTCGACCTGCTCTCCGACGGCCGCGCCGGCTGGAACATCGTCACCACCGACAATGCCTGGACCGGGGCCAATTTCCGCCACGGTGGCTGGCTGGCGCACGAGCGCCGCTACGAGCGGGCCACGCAGTTCGTGCAGACGGCGAAGGATCTGTGGGCCTCGTTCGGGGGCCCGGCGGTGGAGCGGCAGACCGACCTGGTCAGCACCCGCGCGACGGCCACGGTCCCGGCGAGCCGCCAGGGGCGTCCCGTGCTCTTCCAGGCCGGTGACTCCGACGGGGGCCGCGAACTCGCCGCCGCCCACGCCGACGTGGTGTTCTCGGCCAACACCCAGTTCGACCAGGCCGTGGCCTACGCCGCCGATCTGCGTGCCCGTCTGAACCGGCACCGCCGCTCGGCCGACTCGCTGCGGATCCTGCCCGGGGCTGCGGTGCTGCTGGCGCCGACCGAGGCGCAGGCCCGCGAGAAGGCGCGATGGGTGCGCGAGGAGCAGCTGTCGGCGCCGCGGGCCATGGCGTTCTTCGAGCAGTACTGGGGCGCCGACCTGTCGGCCTACGACCCGCACGGCCCGCTGCCCGGCATCGAGCCCAGTCAGGGCGAGCTCGACCCCTCGCGGGGCACGATCCCGCTCGAGCAGCGCACCGGCAAGCTCGAGCGCATCGCGGCCTGGCGCGAGCTGGCCGAGCAGAAGAGCCTGTCGATTCTCGAGCTGTACCGCGAGGTCTCGCCCCGCGAGCGCTGGTTCGTGGGCACGCCCGGCCAGATCGCGGAGCAGTGGGTGCACTACGTGCGCACCCGGGCCGTCGACGGTTTCAACATCACGCCGCACCTGCTGCCCGACTCGCTCACCGACATCGTCGAGCTGCTGGTGCCCGAACTGCAGGAGCGTGGCGCCTACCGCACGGCCTACGAAGGCACGACGTTGCGTGAGCACCTGGCCCTGCCTAGGGTGCCGTGA
- a CDS encoding nitroreductase family protein, whose translation MTETWEAITSRRNVRSFTEQPISETDLERICEGARRTPSVGNRQHRDLVVVVTS comes from the coding sequence ATGACGGAGACCTGGGAGGCCATCACCTCCCGGCGCAACGTGCGCAGTTTCACCGAACAGCCCATCTCTGAGACGGATCTGGAGCGAATCTGCGAGGGTGCGCGGCGCACCCCGTCCGTCGGCAATCGCCAGCACCGGGACCTGGTCGTGGTGGTGACGTCATGA
- a CDS encoding SDR family oxidoreductase yields MVDATGKPPVVVVTGASAGIGRATAVAFAERGAKVALLARGEVGLEGAAREVRDAGGVALTIPVDVADAEAVQRAADRAEAELGPVDVWVNSAFTSVFAPFGEIAAEEFRRVTDVTYLGTVHGTQAALKLMRLRDRGAIIQVGSALAYRGIPLQSAYCGAKHAVQGFNESLRVELLNSGSGISVTMVQMPAVNTPQFSWVLSRLPKQAQPVPPIYQPEVAAKAVLYAADHPGRREYWVGTGAAKTILGNALLPAVLDRYLARTGLTSQQTPDPRPADQPSNLWEPADGAGGRDFGSHGIFDDQARSFSKQQWLAQRLGALPSVGAGLSGAGAGLIALSDKAKPLVGGIKRLGSRA; encoded by the coding sequence ATGGTTGACGCAACGGGGAAGCCCCCAGTCGTGGTCGTGACCGGAGCGAGCGCGGGGATCGGCCGCGCGACGGCGGTTGCCTTCGCCGAGCGCGGGGCCAAGGTCGCCCTGCTGGCCCGGGGTGAGGTGGGGCTCGAAGGGGCGGCCCGCGAGGTGCGCGACGCGGGCGGCGTGGCGCTGACGATCCCGGTGGACGTCGCCGACGCCGAGGCGGTGCAGCGCGCGGCCGACCGCGCCGAGGCCGAGCTCGGGCCGGTCGACGTGTGGGTGAACTCGGCGTTCACCTCGGTGTTCGCGCCGTTCGGGGAGATTGCGGCCGAGGAGTTCCGGCGGGTCACCGACGTCACCTACCTGGGCACGGTGCACGGCACCCAGGCGGCCCTGAAGCTGATGCGGCTGCGGGACCGGGGCGCGATCATCCAGGTCGGCTCGGCCCTGGCCTACCGCGGTATCCCGTTGCAGAGTGCCTACTGCGGCGCCAAACACGCGGTGCAGGGCTTCAACGAGTCGCTGCGCGTGGAGCTGCTGAACTCCGGCAGCGGCATCAGCGTGACGATGGTGCAGATGCCCGCCGTGAACACGCCGCAGTTCTCCTGGGTGCTGTCGCGGCTGCCGAAGCAGGCCCAGCCGGTGCCCCCGATCTACCAGCCCGAGGTCGCGGCGAAGGCCGTGCTGTACGCGGCCGACCACCCGGGCCGCCGTGAGTACTGGGTCGGGACCGGTGCCGCGAAAACCATTCTCGGCAACGCGCTGCTGCCCGCCGTGCTCGACCGCTACCTCGCGCGCACCGGCCTGACGTCGCAGCAGACCCCCGACCCGCGTCCGGCCGATCAGCCCTCGAACCTGTGGGAGCCGGCCGACGGCGCCGGGGGCCGGGACTTCGGGTCGCACGGCATCTTCGACGACCAGGCCCGCAGCTTCAGCAAGCAGCAGTGGCTGGCCCAGCGTCTGGGGGCGCTGCCCTCGGTCGGCGCCGGGCTGTCCGGGGCGGGCGCGGGCCTGATCGCGCTCAGCGACAAGGCCAAGCCCCTGGTGGGTGGCATCAAGCGTCTAGGATCGCGGGCATGA
- a CDS encoding S66 family peptidase, whose amino-acid sequence MSVRYPRPLRPGDRVGVTSPSLGVPPELRPRLQAGVRAVEARGYEVVVGECMDASGHVSAPAADRAAELTAMLTDPSIRAVVPPWGGETAIDLLPRLDWTRLREGEPTWMVGFSDISTIITPLTLLTGTATVHGNNLMDTPYRAPEGLLTWLDLVTLEAGASFAQTPPGRYRAQGWDDYREHPEVSEFTLDTPGAWTRLDSAEDLDVEGRLIGGCIETLCNLTGTGFLDATAFADQHAPEGLLVYVEAAGDDAGTICRNLHGLRLAGFFDRANAVLVGRTSAPDNGNLTQRDAVIDALGGLGVPIVADVECGHVQPFLPLVNGARARLVHTAERSEITQTLD is encoded by the coding sequence ATGTCCGTGCGATACCCCCGCCCCCTGCGTCCCGGTGACCGGGTGGGCGTCACCTCACCGTCCCTCGGCGTGCCGCCGGAACTACGGCCGAGGCTGCAGGCCGGTGTCCGGGCCGTGGAGGCGCGGGGGTACGAGGTCGTGGTCGGGGAGTGCATGGACGCCTCCGGTCACGTCAGCGCCCCGGCGGCCGACCGGGCGGCGGAGCTGACGGCGATGCTGACCGACCCGTCCATCCGCGCGGTGGTGCCGCCGTGGGGCGGCGAGACCGCGATCGACCTGCTGCCCCGGCTCGACTGGACGCGGCTGCGCGAGGGCGAACCGACCTGGATGGTCGGGTTCTCCGACATCTCCACGATCATCACGCCTCTCACCCTGCTGACCGGCACGGCCACGGTGCACGGCAACAACCTGATGGACACCCCCTACCGGGCGCCCGAGGGCCTGCTGACCTGGCTCGACCTCGTCACCCTGGAGGCCGGCGCGTCGTTCGCCCAGACCCCGCCCGGCCGCTACCGGGCGCAGGGCTGGGACGACTACCGCGAGCACCCGGAGGTCAGCGAGTTCACGCTCGACACCCCGGGGGCCTGGACCCGCCTCGACAGCGCCGAGGACCTCGACGTCGAGGGCCGTCTCATCGGCGGCTGCATCGAGACCCTCTGCAACCTGACCGGAACCGGCTTTCTCGACGCCACCGCCTTCGCCGACCAGCACGCCCCGGAGGGCCTGCTGGTCTACGTCGAAGCGGCGGGCGACGACGCGGGCACCATCTGCCGCAACCTGCACGGCCTGCGCCTGGCCGGCTTCTTCGACCGCGCCAACGCCGTTCTCGTGGGCCGCACCTCGGCGCCCGACAACGGCAACCTGACCCAGCGCGACGCCGTGATCGACGCGCTCGGCGGCCTGGGCGTGCCCATCGTCGCCGACGTGGAGTGCGGCCACGTCCAGCCCTTCCTCCCCCTCGTGAACGGGGCCCGGGCCCGGCTCGTTCACACGGCGGAGCGCAGCGAGATCACTCAGACCCTCGACTAG
- a CDS encoding response regulator, translating into MIGPVKVLIADDQVLVRTGMATIIDAQPDLEVVGACGDGEAVVALAARLRPDVVVMDVRMPRLDGIEATRRLAGAGVTDPVKVLVVTTFNLDEYVYEALRAGASGFLLKDAPPGQLLQGIRTVALGASLLDPEVTRTLVGRYASRIRPTAGTPVPGIRLTPRELEVLRLIADGRSNNEIAAALVISPETVKTFVSRILSKLGLRDRVQAVVYAYRNGLVT; encoded by the coding sequence GTGATCGGGCCGGTGAAGGTCCTGATCGCGGACGACCAGGTGCTGGTGCGCACCGGCATGGCGACGATCATCGACGCCCAGCCTGATCTGGAGGTGGTCGGGGCCTGCGGCGACGGTGAGGCGGTGGTCGCGCTGGCCGCTCGGCTACGTCCGGACGTGGTGGTCATGGACGTGAGGATGCCTCGCCTCGACGGGATCGAGGCCACCCGGCGGCTGGCCGGCGCCGGGGTCACCGATCCCGTGAAGGTGCTCGTGGTCACCACTTTCAATCTCGACGAGTACGTCTACGAGGCCCTGCGGGCGGGCGCGAGCGGGTTCCTGCTGAAAGACGCTCCGCCGGGACAGTTGCTGCAGGGCATCCGCACCGTGGCTCTGGGCGCCTCCCTGCTCGACCCGGAGGTGACCCGCACGCTCGTGGGGAGGTACGCGTCCCGCATTCGCCCGACCGCAGGAACCCCGGTGCCCGGGATCCGCCTCACACCGCGCGAACTCGAGGTGCTGCGGCTGATCGCCGACGGGCGCTCGAACAACGAGATCGCGGCGGCGCTGGTGATCAGCCCGGAGACCGTGAAGACCTTCGTGTCACGCATCCTGAGCAAGCTGGGTCTGCGTGACCGGGTGCAGGCCGTGGTCTACGCCTACCGCAACGGCCTGGTCACCTAG
- a CDS encoding alpha/beta hydrolase translates to MKKRITFAVTAAALAAGALTAVQTGAVAQAESLLPVRTPRITWGACPEPPAGLTVDERQQCGTLTVPLDYDHPWGRTITLAVSRLPAKKATHGVLFTNPGGPGGEGLNMPSTLTAEVRSRALDGYDVIGLDPRGVGHSSPVTCDLTLEEMLPPAQYGSVKESTAFARSAARRCQACNGDLLRHVTTADTARDMDQLRKALGAERITYLGRSYGTYLGAVYASLFPSHTEKMLLDSASDPAQVWYEQLRRQSEATATRFPDAARLAVTTGWGRSEKAVTRRYLRLVGQLDRRPVELPGSETALSGNVLRFLTFGLLSDDAYLPTLVDSWTTAADLADGTATAEQASNLAGLLGAVSPSSSPGVPRDNSVAAAYAVLCGDGGWPGDVKTYAANVARDREAYPLSNGAPANVLPCAFWPTRPGKPVKISAAGARDILILQNERDPNLTVGTARGLQKALGNRAALVTVDAGGHVVYGPGTNACATEAAETFLTEGTVPGHDVRCSTVAG, encoded by the coding sequence ATGAAGAAGAGGATCACGTTCGCCGTCACCGCGGCCGCCCTGGCAGCCGGCGCCCTCACGGCGGTACAGACCGGTGCCGTCGCCCAGGCCGAGAGCCTGCTGCCGGTGCGCACCCCACGCATCACCTGGGGTGCCTGCCCGGAACCGCCGGCCGGCCTCACCGTGGACGAGCGCCAGCAGTGCGGCACCCTCACGGTCCCGCTCGACTACGACCACCCGTGGGGCCGCACGATCACGCTCGCGGTGTCCAGGCTGCCCGCGAAGAAGGCCACGCACGGCGTGCTCTTCACCAACCCGGGCGGACCTGGCGGTGAGGGGCTGAACATGCCCAGCACCCTGACCGCCGAGGTGAGGTCGAGGGCCCTGGACGGCTACGACGTGATCGGCCTCGACCCGCGCGGGGTGGGCCACAGCAGCCCGGTGACCTGCGACCTGACGCTCGAGGAGATGTTGCCGCCCGCGCAGTACGGATCCGTCAAGGAGAGCACGGCCTTCGCGAGGTCGGCCGCCCGGCGCTGCCAGGCCTGCAACGGCGACCTGCTGCGGCACGTGACCACCGCCGACACCGCCCGGGACATGGACCAGCTGCGCAAGGCCCTGGGCGCGGAGAGGATCACCTACCTCGGCCGCTCGTACGGCACCTACCTGGGCGCGGTCTACGCCTCGCTGTTCCCGTCACACACCGAGAAGATGCTGCTCGACAGCGCGAGCGACCCGGCGCAGGTCTGGTACGAGCAGCTGCGCCGGCAGAGCGAGGCCACGGCCACGCGCTTCCCCGACGCCGCGAGACTGGCCGTCACGACGGGGTGGGGCCGCTCGGAGAAGGCCGTCACCCGGCGCTACCTGCGTCTGGTGGGACAGCTGGACCGGCGTCCCGTGGAGCTGCCCGGCAGCGAGACCGCGTTGAGCGGCAACGTGCTGCGCTTCCTCACCTTCGGCCTGCTCTCCGACGATGCCTACCTGCCCACGCTCGTCGACTCCTGGACGACCGCCGCCGACCTGGCCGACGGCACGGCCACCGCCGAGCAGGCCTCGAACCTGGCCGGGCTCCTCGGGGCCGTCTCGCCCAGCAGCTCCCCCGGGGTGCCCCGGGACAACTCGGTGGCCGCCGCCTACGCGGTGCTGTGCGGCGACGGGGGCTGGCCGGGCGACGTGAAGACCTACGCCGCCAACGTGGCCCGGGACCGCGAGGCCTATCCCCTGTCGAACGGCGCCCCGGCCAACGTGCTGCCCTGCGCCTTCTGGCCGACCCGGCCCGGGAAGCCGGTGAAGATCAGTGCCGCCGGCGCCCGCGACATCCTCATCCTGCAGAACGAGCGCGACCCGAACCTCACCGTCGGCACGGCCCGGGGCCTGCAGAAGGCTCTGGGGAACCGGGCCGCACTGGTCACGGTGGACGCGGGTGGCCACGTCGTCTACGGCCCCGGCACCAACGCCTGCGCCACCGAGGCGGCCGAGACGTTCCTGACCGAGGGCACCGTGCCCGGCCACGACGTCCGTTGCTCTACGGTTGCCGGATGA